The Platichthys flesus chromosome 17, fPlaFle2.1, whole genome shotgun sequence DNA window CATATTTTGTGGCTGCTAATTTTACGACTACACTTTTTATAAGGTCTTTATGCACTGCTAAAGTGCTTACCAAACGCCAGCAGTAAAAATCATACAGTAATCTACGCAGAGCCAAGCCCAGAGGGAGACAGGCTTGAGTGTGTGTCGGTTTGTGCGCATGTACAGTCCATCAGTTCTGGATTGATGGCTGTACCCTGCACATATCTGCCTGTCTCCATATGTCCTTGAGTGTGTTTGCGAGTATGTGTGTGGGCGTGCTACTAATAGAAGGGAGTGTATGTGCAGAGGTATGTAGTTATGTCCGATGAGTGATTTAATGTCCTTCACTGCTGATTAGCACCAAGTTCAAACAAGGTATTTCCTCTGCAGGAGCACAACGTGGGTAAAACAGACCTTACGTGATCTGTGAAGCGATAACTGGAATTTTTTGGACTTCACCAATGCTAggcagattacattttttttccctgcATGCATTCACTTCACACTGCTGCAATAGAACATTTTAGCCACCTTAGATACTAAATCTGACTTTTGCAGCCATCGTAATCTGCATAACTCTCTTGATAAGGTAAGACTTAAGTGATGCCTGGGGGAAAGTTTCCCTTTTTCGAGCTGTCCTTTAAATATGTACGATAAAAGTTTGCAAAGTACATACAATTTATGTTTCATAGTATTTTAAACTATATCAATACATGTTTGCTAATATTTGTGCAAATGTACACTTGCAGTTTCCATAAATATGTAACATTCAAGAAGGTACTGCAGTGATAAACTGCATTAGATTAATATGGGTTGCAACtggtataaaatataaatacaaaatgcataaaAGCAGTGCAACATACAGCATGTAATATAAGCTACATGACGGCCATGCGTCACATGAAAAATTACCATCTGTGTTTAATCATGAGTGTTGCCAAAGCTTCAGCCGTAGTCCAACACTTCTTCCCCACACCCAAAGCTGCAGTTATTGGCTCCTGCCCCTGTCACTGTGATCCAcgtctgcctcctctgtcatGCAGGAGCTGCTGCGCTCGTCGCAGGGCCtgtcagaggagagggaggaggtgaggcgGAGGCTGAAGGAGGCCACGGACCGAGTTCGCCAGCTAGAAGAAGACCTGCTGGGAGTCAGCCAGAGAGGCCTGCAAAAGGAGACGGAGCTGGACTGGTTAGTGGAGAACGCGAACACATGTCCATCAATCATCCAGACTCGTCCATTTCTGTGAGGAATAACTGTGTTTGATGCAGGTTTCTTGCATGCTTTCTGCTTGCTCAACATTTTCATCATTCCATTCATCCACATGCAGTGGACAAAATCTGTTCAAGCATAACCCCGGGCTTCGGAAATTGTAATTGAGTGAAAACAGCACGACTCAAACAATAGTCTCAGTTAAGGTCTTTGCGAACCAAGTCCAGTTTGGATcacattaatttgttttcttttttaatatgcaATCTCAGTTCTGGTAGCGTATCAAACTGGACCACGATCTGGATAATTTCGTGGTCCTTGTGCCTGGTGGCATCTTGGGTATCTTTTGTGATCATTTTCATTGGATGAcggatttttaaaaacatactaAATATGCACTTGCTGTTCAAAGACCTTAACTTCTTTGGACTCATAAATATTCAATTTTAATGGAGGGATTCTTGGTTGGTTTAAACAAAGTTGGAacatctttctgtttttcttcatccTTATAAACGTTGCATGTGCACTTCTACCCAAATATAAATTTAAGCTTCGCCAAAAACATAACCAACCAGGAAGTGTTGCTGCATAGACATATGCCAGCTCAAGCTTTTTCCAAAGCAGATTTTACAGCCTGCTAAAGTTGCATATCTAGCTAATGAACAATAAGTGAGCATTCCTTGACACCCCATCTTggacttgtttttttccacagtcTGCGTGATCGTCTGAAGAAGCTgacgacagagagagacagtctgGAGAGCCAACTTAAGAacgagaaggatgaaagagaaCTCTACAAGGTGGGGGACAGCCCTTCGCCGCTAGAAGACGGCCTAAATGGAAAGCCGTAATTTAAGcattttgctctttttcttgCTGTCGCATTGCGTAGGTCCACCTGCGCAGCACTGAGCTGGAGAACACGAAGCTGAGTGCAGAGCTCCAGATGTTGAAAGCAGTGGAGCTGAACCGCGAGGTGACCATTGCCCAGTTCCAGGAGGAGCTAGAAAGGCTCAGAGCCTGTCATGCCCAGCGGGACAGCTtagagaaggagctgctggtgcaCAAGTCTGATAAggcatatataaatacaaaatgaaataaataaatgtctacCACACTTATACCTGTGCAGACCTTTTTAGTACAATCAACTAATGTCTATTTAATTTCCTTCTTTATGTCTTTAGGCAGAGCTGGCCCGTATACGCGAGCAGCTCCGTCAGGccgaggagcagctgcaggcgTCCCGGCAGCAGGCGTCCCTGCTGGCCGCGGAGCTCCGTGACTCAGCCAGCGCCCGTGACCACACGATGACTGAGCTGTACCGCGCCCGCTTGGAGGCTGACAAGCTCCGCGCCAGTTTAGCTGATGCTCAGGCCGAGTGCCAACGCATGGAGAGCCAGTTAGACCGCATGCGGAGCACTGCACAAAAGGAAGTGGTAAGTACTAGAAACCCTTAATAAGTATCTTTCACTCTCTGTGAAGTGATTGTATTTAATGTAGAGTTGACTAATATGACATAAAGGCGGTAGAACATAATCGTCTTGTGGCTAACTCCTATTTCTGTATCGCATCAACACGTGCTGCTTTAAATTAGAGcagaaaaaatgttttcttaaacATCTTTTCCCCTGTTTCAGGGTGTTGGGACAGGTGGGGAGGTGACACCCAGTATGATGGTGGTGTCAGAAgcagaggctgagctgcagagggaggtggaggagctgaaactgCGTCTCCACATGGCTGCCGAACACTATAAGGAGAAGTACCGGGAGTGTCAGCGCCTCCGCAGGCAGGTCGCTAAACTGAACACAACTGAGTCACAGGGGGTAAGTTACTGCACGGTGAGCATACTTGCTGTGGGCCTTATAATTCCGTGTAGAGAACACCGAtctttctgctgcttctgcaaCTAGGTGTAATCAGATTGGGTTGATGTACTGTTCACGTTGCTGTGTGTCCGTTTGCAGGAGCCAAAAAGAAATGCAGCGACTGAGACGTCACACGAACCACTGACCCCTAGTCCAGAATCACCCACAGCAGGTacagtgtgtttcttttcaccGAGTCTCCTCATATTGCTTTGTAATCGCAGAACATATTTCACTGCGAGCTATACAGCCCACTTGTACATGGCTTTGCATGACtagacttttttctttcttcttacTGTGCAATTACTATTTCCGTCTTCCGCCTAGACACGTGTAAATGCACATCTCTAGACAACAAGTTCAGGCAGATTCTGAGATTTTAGAAAATCATTCATGGGAAAAGGAAATGAAGGAAAGCGGAGGTGGATGAGCTGGGTAGACGGAAAAAccaaaaatgttaattaaagaCCTATGATAAAAAGGATTCCAGGTGTTGTTGGGAAAATAAAAAGCGATTATGTTAAAATGTCCGTAATTATCACATCATAGTAATTATTAATACTTCAATCAACGCAGAGGATGTTCAGATGATATTGTATACCTACTGTGTTTTTACAGGAAACATAGCTACTGCAGTTCTACAAGGAGCAACTGAGATAACACTCATCCCAGAGCTCCTAACCAGGAAACCTAcatccactgacacacacctcATTACAGAAACAGATGACAGGCAGACAGATTATATTCAGAATGAGTGGGCCGAGGCAGAGGGTGGGGGAGAATGGAACCGAAATGAAAACAccgaaaaggagaagagagaagagaaggagagccTGCCGGAGGAGAGCCTGCGGATGACGAGCTGGGTAGAGGTGGAGAACGAGAGGCAGGGTGCCGAGGTGGAGGGTGCACTGAAGCTAGAGGAAGTGAGGCCCGTCAAGGAGGAGCCGGTGatgctggaggtggaggggatGAGCATGGAAGAAGTGGAGATAGAGCAGACTcgctcggtggaggaggagctagCGATGATGGAGGAGAAGTGGCGGGAGCAGTGCGCCATAAACGAGACGCTCAAACTGAGGCTGGCCAATGAGGAGGAGCGATTCAGGGTAAgatacaaatgcacacacacgcacacacacacacagagcaaacacaccATGTACCTGAAAGCTCAGAGTTGTGACTGAGGGTGTTGGATAAACTCCTCAGAGTGGCTGGAAATATGAGCAATGTTAAGCAATTGTGTGTgagcccttgagcaaggcagctACAGTGCCTCCAGTAACGCACATGCTCCAGTAAAGAGCATGTAAAGCACATCTGTATATTGAGTGCGCAAAATTTGAGCTCTAACTTATAATTATTTCAGTACTAATTAGAATGTCCCTAAATATTTCTAGGCCTGACACTTTTTCTGAAACTGAAATGTAAGATTGGTGAAAGGCTAACAGTAATCCCACATGTTTGTTGTCGTTAGAAGAGTAAGATGCAGGACAGCTTTATTTGCTAGTGTCGTCCATTTTCATAGtgaaacaatataacaatactGCCTTATTTACCTGATAGGTCAAGAGGGGCATCTAATAAGCTGATAGTGAGTGCCCTCTGCTGGCAAACTATTTTGGTCAGTCTGGTGATTCTAGACTTTGAATTCAAACCGGTCATTACACTTTGAATATTAACTTTTCCCTCCACTTTTGAATTTCGGCTAAGAAGTGACGTCGGCCAATATGGCTGGGCATTGCCCTTGTACGCTGGGTTGAGTCCTCTTGAAGTGGCTGAGGGTTGATTCTGACCTGGCCCTTTGAGGCATGTATTCCTGCTCCACAAAGTAGTGTATGCTGTGAGACTAAATCTCTtgaaaagtacaatatttaCACATTTGAGTCGAGCGGGTAAAGCTAGAGGTTGCACTTGAGTAAATTCACATTTTGTGGGTTGAAATCCATTTTCAgttaataaaaacactttacattTAACTGGTGCTGCCGCAGGCACAAACATGTAGCTGCTGCATCAGTGCCACACATGagccagtatgtgtgtgtacggtTTAAGTTTGTGTGACCCAGTACAAGTATTGAGCTTGTTGCCTCTACGTGGACCTGCTGCATTTTGCGTGTGAACGTCAGCCAAAGTACCTACTGCCATTTAATCTccatgagtgagtgtgtttattgGCGCTGTAAATAAGACTCTCCCTGTCTTCGGTAGAGTCTCCCGTCTTAGGCGAGCGCCCCGGGCCCGGAGCCACTCTTAATGGCCCCGGAGACTGACAAGCAAGGCATCCGCAGAACGCCGTGCTTTACGGCTTGTTTACATCAGCCGCCCGGAGAATGGAGGCGAGGGAGAGGAATAAGACGGGGAGAGTCGAAAGGGGAGGGCGAAGCTTAGAAATTCACTGCTGCAGACTCCCTTCACCTGAACTTAACCTTCTAATGCTGCGCTGTAAATTTATGAAAAGAGGGGAGCCAGCGAGAGAGGACAAAGGGAGATgaaagggaaggagggggggagtGAGGGAAGCTTAGAGAATTTAAGAGTGAGAGAAGcgggatagacagacagacatgaagcagagggagaaactGCAGGAGACGGGGGAATTGGAACCTTTGTAATGGGTTGAAATAAGAGACGAGCAGGCAACTAGTCACGTAAACTATCCCACAGGGTCAGTCCTGTTAGAAAGTCTGATATTTACTCCAACCCCCTCTGCTCGTGTCTGCCCTGGACACAACGTGATTTCGTGTGTTTCAAAATCACAACACATTTAGATCTGGGTGATGTTCCCACACATCAACGAGAGCAAAGATAAATTCATTGTGTTCTGATTGTACTCTGTGTATAGAGATAAACAACTTGGCCTCTAGTTGAAATGGATTCCAGTAACCCTATGATTTCGTAATAATGATGAGCTAATCCTTGATGCTaatattttttctgtgtgttttctgtctctaGGTGCAGATGGCCGAGCGAGCCAGTGAGGTGACGGAGCTGAAACGAAACCTGGCCCAGGCGCTTAGAGAcaaggagcagctgcaggaggtaACGCGTCAAACATGCTCCTAGATGAATAAGCCTTTACTGGATCGGTTCTTCATATTTCAAACCAgcactttc harbors:
- the tax1bp1a gene encoding tax1-binding protein 1 homolog A, encoding MSSFQVVDSSPGSSVSIMETSNFAHVIFQNVGKSFLPQAPLECCYTLTPYITPNPKDWVGIFKVGWSTARDYYTFLWSSIPENYEPGSTVHSTVVFQGYYVPKSDGEFYQFCYVTHTGDIRGASTPFQFRSATPTEELLTVTEDDSNSDILVVTTKTGLLERVEEAQQERRELLKAMRLLQEEKHQLQEEQKRLAREREQERETCCLLRTHNQELLRSSQGLSEEREEVRRRLKEATDRVRQLEEDLLGVSQRGLQKETELDCLRDRLKKLTTERDSLESQLKNEKDERELYKVHLRSTELENTKLSAELQMLKAVELNREVTIAQFQEELERLRACHAQRDSLEKELLVHKSDKAELARIREQLRQAEEQLQASRQQASLLAAELRDSASARDHTMTELYRARLEADKLRASLADAQAECQRMESQLDRMRSTAQKEVGVGTGGEVTPSMMVVSEAEAELQREVEELKLRLHMAAEHYKEKYRECQRLRRQVAKLNTTESQGEPKRNAATETSHEPLTPSPESPTAGNIATAVLQGATEITLIPELLTRKPTSTDTHLITETDDRQTDYIQNEWAEAEGGGEWNRNENTEKEKREEKESLPEESLRMTSWVEVENERQGAEVEGALKLEEVRPVKEEPVMLEVEGMSMEEVEIEQTRSVEEELAMMEEKWREQCAINETLKLRLANEEERFRVQMAERASEVTELKRNLAQALRDKEQLQEELQRYVCRQREQEAGAQAAEARQPMVLRYPLPYPQDPSPPPLVPQRPAELQFGNPYSTDTTRDRADVAMSPEHMSRPPPEAPPCAPPCAPPMTPRGPEAGAPGWDREVVCIQPCRSTSPPESLEHPPEEPGTVTDGAQPSCDHQSSRRREARGSFCFDSSNDVHKRCPLCEVIFPPHFEQRSFEQHVESHWKVCPVCSEQFPLNCQQQLFERHVLTHFDGHVLNFEQID